In the Manis javanica isolate MJ-LG chromosome 14, MJ_LKY, whole genome shotgun sequence genome, one interval contains:
- the LOC140846169 gene encoding olfactory receptor 2T8-like yields MENRNTTSYFILLGLFNHSGAHLFLFVMTLAVAFTSLLGNALVILLIHRDPRLHTPMYFLLSQLSLMDMMLVCTIVPKMAADYVTERKSISPTGCGVQIFFLLTLGGGECFLLAAMSYDRYVAICHPLRYSVLMSWQLCLRMTWGSWFLGAADGLLQAAATLSFPFCRAHEIDHFFCEAPALVHLACADTSVFEYTMYICCVLMLLVPFSLILTSYSLILAAVLQMRSAEARRKAFSTCSSHLAVVGLFYGAATFSYMRPKSNRSANHDKVVSAFYTIFTPMLNPLIYSLRNSEVKGSFRKSLGQCVALSHE; encoded by the coding sequence GAGCCCACCTGTTTCTCTTTGTGATGACTCTGGCAGTTGCCTTCACCTCCCTCCTGGGCAACGCCCTCGTGATCCTGTTGATTCACCGAGACCCCCggctgcacacacccatgtacttcctgCTGAGCCAGCTCTCCCTCATGGACATGATGCTGGTCTGCACTATTGTGCCCAAGATGGCTGCTGACTACGTGACAGAGAGAAAGTCCATCTCCCCCACTGGCTGTGGTGTACAGATATTCTTCCTCCTCACATTGGGAGGAGGTGAGTGCTTCCTTTTGGcagccatgtcctatgaccgctatgtggctaTTTGCCATCCCCTGAGATACTCCGTCCTCATGAGCTGGCAATTATGCCTGAGAATGACCTGGGGGTCCTGGTTCCTGGGGGCAGCTGATGGGCTCCTGCAGGCTGCTGCCACCCTGAGCTTCCCATTTTGCAGGGCTCATGAGATTGACCATTTCTTCTGTGAGGCACCCGCTCTGGTGCATTTGGCTTGTGCTGACACATCTGTCTTTGAGTACACCATGTACATATGCTGTGTGTTAATGCTCCTGGTCCCGTTTTCCCTCATCCTGACCTCCTACAGTCTCATCCTGGCTGCTGTTCTCCAGATGCGTTCTGCAGAAGCCCGCAGAAAGGCTTTTAGCACATGCTCCTCACATTTGGCTGTGGTGGGACTGTTTTATGGAGCTGCCACTTTTTCCTATATGAGACCTAAATCTAATAGGTCAGCTAACCATGACAAGGTTGTGTCAGCATTTTATACTATTTTCACCCCTATGCTGAATCCTCTCATCTATAGTCTGAGGAACAGTGAGGTCAAGGGATCCTTTAGAAAGAGTTTGGGCCAGTGTGTTGCCTTAAGTCATGAATAA
- the LOC140846010 gene encoding olfactory receptor 2AJ1-like, which produces MTYVENHTVTDFILLGVLQDTPTHFCLFALINMTFLVTLTGNSLLILLILVDAHLHTPMYFFLWQLSLIDILFTLAIVPKMMTDYLLHKTVISPSGCGTQIFLGLALGGAECILLGFMSYDRYVATCKPLHYPLLVNWPLCRQMAVGSWASGAFNALIHTVYTMRLPFCGPREIHHFYCELPGLLCLSCEDTLAYETGVLVSTSILLLLPFSVILASYTLILVTILQMASAEGRTKVFSTCSSHLTVVSLYYGAIIFMYMRPISSHMPGQDKVVSVFYTILTPMLNPLIYSLRNKDVMGALEKIIWKNMDIKAQ; this is translated from the coding sequence ATGACATATGTGGAGAATCACACTGTAACTGACTTCATTCTTCTGGGTGTGCTGCAGGACACCCCAACTCACTTCTGTCTCTTTGCACTTATCAACATGACTTTCCTTGTCACACTGACCGGAAACAGCCTCCTAATCCTGCTGATCCTGGTAGATGCCCATCTTCATACCcctatgtatttcttcctttggcaGCTCTCTCTCATTGACATCCTCTTCACGCTTGCCATTGTGCCCAAGATGATGACTGACTACCTTCTGCATAAGACAGTCATCTCTCCTTCTGGCTGTGGCACCCAGATCTTCCTGGGATTGGCTCTGGGTGGGGCTGAGTGTATTCTCTTGGGCTTCATGTCCTACGACCGATATGTTGCCACCTGCAAGCCTCTGCATTATCCTCTCCTCGTGAACTGGCCCCTCTGTAGGCAGATGGCTGTTGGCTCATGGGCCAGTGGTGCTTTCAATGCTTTGATACATACTGTCTACACCATGAGATTGCCCTTCTGTGGACCCAGAGAAATCCACCACTTCTACTGTGAACTTCCTGGGCTATTGTGTCTCTCTTGTGAAGACACCTTGGCCTATGAAACTGGGGTTTTGGTCAGCACTAGCATTCTGCTTCTGCTCCCATTCTCAGTCATCCTGGCCTCCTACACACTCATCCTGGTCACCATCCTCCAGATGGCTTCTGCTGAGGGCCGCACGAAAGTGTTCTCCACCTGTTCATCTCATCTGACAGTGGTCAGCTTATACTACGGTGCCATCATTTTCATGTATATGAGGCCAATCTCTTCCCATATGCCAGGCCAAGATAAAGTCGTATCTGTCTTCTACACCATTCTGACACCCATGCTCAACCCGTTGATATACAGTCTTCGAAATAAGGATGTGATGGGAGCCCTggaaaaaattatatggaaaaatatgGATATAAAGGCTCAGTAG